The genomic region CGTGATGAGTTGGGCGCCGACGCTGCGATTATCGGTAACCGTCGTATTGCCGGCGGTGTGGAGCTGACGGCTGCCCTGGATTACAAGCCCTCGGCCCTGGCGCCGCGTGTGCCGAACATGGAACTGGAAGACGAGCTGCGCAAGACCGCTTCGCGCATTGTCTCGGCCCAGGCTGAACTGAGCATGCGTGGCGACAGCGACGCATCCACCAATCGCCAGCTGTTTGCCGGGTTGCCGCTGACGGCGTCCGAGCCTCTGGTAGAGCCGACTTTTGTTGAACCGCCGCGTCCTGCTGCGCCCGCCCCGGCGGCAGCGGTAGACCAGCGGGTGTTCGACTCGATGCGTTTCGAACTCAACGGCCTGCGTGAACTGCTGGAAGTGCAGTTGGGCTCCCTGGCCTGGAACCAGTTGCAGGGCAGCCAGCCACAACAGGCCAACCTGTGGCGTCGCCTGCAACGCATCGGCCTGTCCGGCCCGTTGTCCCGCGACCTGCTGCAACTGACCACCCAAATTGAAGAACCTCGCCAGGCCTGGCGCATGCTCCTGGCCCACTTGGCGCGGATGATCGTCACCCCGGAAATCGAACCCCTGGAAGAAGGCGGCGTGATTGCCATGGTCGGCCCTGCCGGCATGGGCAAGACCACCACCCTCGCCAAGCTGGCCGCACGTTATGTGCTCAAGTACGGCGCGCAGAACATCGCGCTGGTGAGCATGGACAGCTACCGCATTGGCGCCCAGGAGCAACTCAAGACCCTGGGCCGCATCCTCAATGTGCCGGTGACCCACGTCGACCCGGGCCAGTCCCTGGCCAACGCCCTCGACCCGCTGCTGCGCAAGCGCGTGGTGCTGATCGACACCGCCGGCCTGCAAGCCAGTGACCCGGCCCTGCGTATGCAGCTGGAAAGCCTGGCCGGGCGCGGGATCAAATCCAGAAACTATTTGGTACTTGCCACTACCAGCCAGAAGCAGGTATTGACGGCCGCCTACCACAGCTACAAGCGCTGTGGGCTGGCGGGCTGCATCCTGACTAAACTGGATGAAACGGCAAGCCTGGGCGAAGTATTGAGCCTGGCCATCAGTCATGAGTTACCGGTCGCCTACCTGACCGACGGGCCGCGGATCCCGGATGATTTGCATCTGCCGCGCCGTCATCAGTTGGTCAGCCGGGCTGTCAGCGTGCAAATGCAGGAAGAACCGAGTGAGGAAGCGATGGCTGACATGTTTGCTGACCTCTACCACAGCCCGAACAAGCGAGTCGGCTGAGGCAATATGAACACATTGCAAAGTATCTACATCGATGGCCTGCCAGCAGTTCCCGCGGCCAACTTATGTAGCCTGCGTCTAAGCAAGACAAGGTAAAGAAATAAAATGGGCAGCATGCA from Pseudomonas yamanorum harbors:
- the flhF gene encoding flagellar biosynthesis protein FlhF: MQVKRFFAADMRQAMKLVRDELGADAAIIGNRRIAGGVELTAALDYKPSALAPRVPNMELEDELRKTASRIVSAQAELSMRGDSDASTNRQLFAGLPLTASEPLVEPTFVEPPRPAAPAPAAAVDQRVFDSMRFELNGLRELLEVQLGSLAWNQLQGSQPQQANLWRRLQRIGLSGPLSRDLLQLTTQIEEPRQAWRMLLAHLARMIVTPEIEPLEEGGVIAMVGPAGMGKTTTLAKLAARYVLKYGAQNIALVSMDSYRIGAQEQLKTLGRILNVPVTHVDPGQSLANALDPLLRKRVVLIDTAGLQASDPALRMQLESLAGRGIKSRNYLVLATTSQKQVLTAAYHSYKRCGLAGCILTKLDETASLGEVLSLAISHELPVAYLTDGPRIPDDLHLPRRHQLVSRAVSVQMQEEPSEEAMADMFADLYHSPNKRVG